A section of the Paenibacillus aurantius genome encodes:
- a CDS encoding glycoside hydrolase family 43 protein, protein MNPQLEEGPDPWVLRHSDGTYYLTFTLRDRIELRRSTSLTGLAAAEPKVIWKPEPGGRYSYNLWAPELHRLDDKWYIYYTANDGAGGDDTRRICVLEQAAADPLEDGWIFKGAVNTAYPGLDGTVFRHRGELYFFYSGYGYFPDYGSAIYGARMVNPWTIQSPDVLISAPTADWEKQGGMAINEGPVFLERNGRIHLIFSASATWSDDYCLGMNSIRETEDLLDPSAWEKHQGAVFAKHPANRVFAPGHNSFTISSDGKEDWIVYHAYSYSEREQSRETGSKRSMRIQKFRWNADGTSDFGVPCPAGKAFPVPSGEYRTD, encoded by the coding sequence ATGAACCCCCAATTGGAAGAAGGGCCGGATCCGTGGGTGCTGCGGCATTCGGACGGAACCTACTATTTGACCTTTACGCTCCGGGATAGGATCGAGCTCCGCAGAAGCACGTCGCTGACAGGGCTGGCGGCGGCCGAGCCGAAGGTCATTTGGAAGCCCGAGCCGGGCGGCCGCTATTCGTATAACCTGTGGGCACCGGAGCTGCACCGCCTGGATGACAAATGGTATATCTACTATACGGCAAACGACGGCGCGGGCGGCGATGATACGAGAAGAATCTGCGTACTGGAACAAGCTGCAGCAGATCCGCTGGAGGATGGGTGGATATTCAAAGGGGCCGTGAATACGGCTTATCCCGGACTGGACGGAACCGTGTTTCGACATCGGGGAGAGCTTTATTTCTTCTACTCTGGCTATGGATATTTCCCGGACTACGGCTCCGCGATCTACGGGGCGCGTATGGTGAACCCTTGGACCATCCAGTCTCCTGACGTGCTGATCAGCGCACCGACCGCCGATTGGGAGAAGCAGGGGGGGATGGCGATAAATGAAGGCCCGGTCTTCCTGGAACGAAACGGAAGGATTCATCTGATCTTTTCAGCAAGTGCCACGTGGTCCGACGATTATTGTCTCGGCATGAACTCCATTCGGGAAACGGAGGACCTGCTTGACCCGTCGGCCTGGGAAAAACACCAAGGGGCGGTATTCGCCAAGCATCCGGCAAACCGCGTTTTTGCGCCAGGACATAACAGTTTTACGATTTCTTCTGACGGTAAGGAGGACTGGATCGTGTATCACGCCTATTCCTACTCCGAGCGGGAGCAATCGCGCGAGACGGGAAGCAAGCGCAGCATGCGGATACAGAAGTTCCGGTGGAATGCAGACGGTACCTCTGATTTCGGCGTTCCTTGCCCCGCGGGAAAAGCTTTTCCCGTTCCTTCGGGTGAGTACCGGACGGATTAA
- a CDS encoding glycoside hydrolase family 2 protein — protein sequence MTTQSYIKDYPRPQFVRDNWTSLNGEWDFRFDDDDLGEQANWPQGLQADRRIRVPFTYETEASGICDPSFHPQVWYEKEIDLPAHVSEKRVLLHFQAVDYAAKVWINGRYVGMHKGGYAAFAFDITPYVTFGSSNRVTVKAEDSMDCAQPRGKQRWQKDSFECFYVQTTGIWQTVWLEYVEPTHMESVKITPDFDQRSVSFEYHVPGAGQAGQELQLKTVIRMKGKVVKTFSIDIDRAWMQMSVSLLHEANGPWKFIAWAPEHPNLFDVEFILYRQGVEIDRVLSYFGMRKISIENGKVLLNNAPIYQRLILDQGYWKDSHLTPPSEEAILEDIDWIFAMGYNGVRKHMKIEDQRFLYWCDVKGLLVWSEMAATFEFNDQAVESFKNEWVEIVRQNYNHPSIVTWVPFNESWGIPNVLRNKHQQQFTEAIYHLTKSIDPYRPVIVNDGWEHTVSDILTLHDYEEDGERFLLRYRDKEQVVGNRIAFNNLKYALAEGYGYRGQPIIISEYGGIAFQSDKGWGYGNQVGSEEAFLERFRSITEAIQAFDYISGYCYTQITDVQQEINGLLTEDRKPKVNLETIRKINLSSR from the coding sequence ATGACTACACAAAGCTATATTAAGGATTATCCCAGACCCCAATTCGTACGCGACAACTGGACGAGCTTGAACGGGGAGTGGGATTTCCGTTTTGATGACGACGATCTGGGAGAACAAGCGAATTGGCCACAGGGACTTCAAGCCGATCGGCGTATCAGGGTGCCGTTCACCTATGAAACCGAAGCCAGCGGGATTTGCGATCCCTCTTTCCACCCCCAGGTCTGGTATGAGAAAGAAATCGACTTGCCAGCGCATGTCTCGGAAAAGCGCGTGCTCTTGCATTTTCAAGCGGTCGATTATGCCGCCAAAGTATGGATTAACGGTCGTTATGTCGGGATGCACAAGGGCGGTTATGCCGCATTTGCTTTCGATATTACCCCGTACGTTACTTTCGGCTCTTCAAACCGGGTGACGGTGAAGGCGGAAGACAGCATGGATTGCGCGCAGCCCAGAGGGAAACAGCGTTGGCAGAAGGACAGCTTTGAGTGTTTCTATGTCCAGACGACCGGGATCTGGCAGACCGTGTGGCTGGAATACGTGGAACCTACACACATGGAATCGGTCAAAATTACGCCCGATTTCGATCAGCGTTCGGTCAGTTTCGAGTATCACGTTCCGGGAGCCGGGCAGGCGGGGCAGGAATTACAGCTTAAAACCGTAATCCGTATGAAAGGCAAAGTCGTCAAAACCTTTTCTATAGATATCGACCGGGCCTGGATGCAGATGTCGGTCAGCTTATTGCATGAGGCGAATGGCCCCTGGAAATTCATCGCATGGGCGCCTGAGCATCCGAACCTGTTCGACGTTGAGTTTATTCTATACCGGCAAGGTGTGGAAATCGACAGGGTCCTCTCCTACTTCGGCATGCGGAAAATTTCGATCGAGAACGGAAAAGTGCTGCTTAATAACGCTCCCATCTATCAGAGGCTGATCCTGGACCAGGGGTATTGGAAGGATTCCCATCTCACACCGCCTTCTGAGGAAGCCATTCTGGAAGACATTGACTGGATATTCGCGATGGGCTACAACGGCGTACGGAAGCATATGAAGATCGAAGACCAACGCTTCCTGTACTGGTGCGATGTCAAAGGCTTGCTGGTATGGTCGGAGATGGCGGCAACGTTCGAATTCAATGATCAGGCGGTCGAGTCTTTCAAGAACGAATGGGTAGAGATCGTTCGTCAAAATTATAACCATCCGAGCATCGTCACCTGGGTGCCGTTTAACGAATCGTGGGGTATTCCCAATGTGCTGCGCAACAAGCATCAACAGCAATTTACCGAAGCCATTTACCACTTGACCAAATCAATCGATCCGTATCGACCCGTCATCGTGAACGATGGCTGGGAACATACCGTATCGGACATCCTCACGCTTCACGATTACGAAGAAGACGGAGAAAGGTTCTTGCTGCGGTATCGAGACAAGGAGCAGGTCGTCGGAAACCGGATAGCATTCAACAACCTGAAATATGCATTGGCCGAAGGGTACGGCTATCGCGGTCAGCCGATCATCATCAGCGAATACGGCGGCATCGCGTTTCAATCGGACAAGGGCTGGGGATATGGCAATCAGGTGGGATCCGAAGAAGCGTTTCTAGAGCGGTTCCGCAGCATCACCGAGGCGATTCAAGCGTTTGATTACATTAGCGGCTACTGCTATACGCAGATCACCGACGTACAGCAGGAAATCAACGGACTCTTGACGGAGGATCGGAAGCCAAAGGTGAATTTGGAGACCATTCGCAAGATTAATCTGTCCAGCCGCTAA
- a CDS encoding family 43 glycosylhydrolase — translation MYSDQEPTYQNPLTLPEEWEDYGIGDPYILRFDGRYYLYCSTKDNRSGVKGWSSDDLVHWKYEGLVASAPLTTSAYAPEVVYWNGYFYLYTSPAGNGHYVLRSESPTGPFEVQTGNLGLSIDGSVFIGDDGKWYFSHAGTEGIAMHPMKDPYTMEPGKTLPAAFLGGWTEGSTLIKRNDVYYLTFTGNHVFSKGYRVQYAVSHDGPLDKYRVPDNNPVLIHTAGDFFGLGHSSTFLGPDLDSYYMVYHNLVGRSAEGPPVRQMDFDRLVFNGDRMDVLGPTNTPQPVPKQADFQSRFTESNAMKDWERIDGPDGIRSFVSKSKTAEVFTAEYNFRLSSPSPVQNAWVKLLFAYESEDRYWSVRFDPASHQLAVMQRDHGTEKTLSSLDLGSAFDMTKLHTVRVENDGAVLRVFFDSMQKVKLPVKLATPGSIGYASLHAEPHYSYTAFSNDAGGSSDYEAYKTIPGTIEAVHYLKGSDRGFSVGSRAQGQIRSEDGVATQLEDDGSYSATLPDQGDWLNYKIHVAEAGTYGVHLTIKPQETDAQVEISSEGAKLVYSIGRSPQSDWQDVKAGTIELPAGYHTLKIKVKKGKLSFTRLGLYRSQTLEAQDVLLTVREDDLSGQFRSLEGGYQGSGGEEDRLFAGNSAWDDYELSVRVGIPQDFTGEGSVLVRTTNESVFPHQVTESFMGYSVTLSDGQVQLQKVNYDTMTVDSASIDTKPGTSYPLRIQLSGSHIRVYWNDSSKPVIDYTDQQAFFHGRVGLRSRQSNITFTEMKVKR, via the coding sequence GCGTATGCACCCGAGGTCGTCTACTGGAACGGATATTTCTACCTGTATACCTCGCCGGCAGGCAACGGGCATTATGTGCTGCGCAGCGAAAGTCCGACCGGTCCTTTCGAGGTCCAAACCGGCAATTTGGGACTAAGCATCGACGGTTCGGTATTCATTGGCGACGACGGCAAATGGTACTTCAGCCATGCGGGCACCGAAGGGATCGCCATGCACCCGATGAAGGATCCTTATACGATGGAGCCGGGCAAGACGCTGCCCGCCGCATTTCTCGGAGGCTGGACGGAAGGTTCTACTCTAATCAAGCGGAATGACGTGTACTATTTGACGTTTACGGGCAATCATGTGTTCAGCAAAGGCTACCGGGTTCAGTACGCGGTGTCGCATGACGGTCCGCTTGATAAATATCGGGTTCCTGACAACAATCCCGTGCTCATCCACACGGCAGGCGATTTCTTCGGCCTGGGACACAGCTCGACATTTCTGGGACCCGATCTCGATTCCTACTATATGGTTTATCACAATCTTGTGGGCAGATCAGCCGAAGGGCCGCCGGTCCGGCAAATGGACTTCGATCGTCTGGTCTTTAACGGTGACCGTATGGACGTGCTGGGCCCGACGAATACCCCTCAGCCGGTGCCGAAGCAAGCCGATTTCCAGAGCCGGTTTACCGAATCGAATGCCATGAAGGATTGGGAGCGGATCGACGGACCCGACGGAATCCGTTCATTCGTCAGCAAGTCGAAAACAGCGGAGGTCTTCACCGCAGAGTATAATTTCCGGTTATCCAGTCCGTCACCGGTTCAGAACGCGTGGGTCAAGCTCCTATTCGCTTATGAAAGCGAGGACCGTTACTGGTCCGTGCGCTTCGACCCCGCCTCTCATCAACTGGCCGTCATGCAGCGGGACCATGGAACGGAGAAAACGTTGTCGAGTCTCGACCTTGGCTCCGCCTTCGACATGACCAAACTGCACACCGTTCGCGTCGAGAACGACGGTGCCGTACTGCGGGTCTTCTTCGATTCGATGCAGAAGGTTAAGCTTCCGGTCAAGCTTGCGACCCCGGGCAGTATTGGTTACGCTTCCCTGCACGCCGAACCGCACTATTCCTATACGGCATTTTCGAACGATGCAGGCGGAAGCAGCGATTATGAAGCGTATAAAACAATTCCCGGAACGATAGAGGCCGTACATTATTTGAAAGGCAGCGACCGCGGATTTTCCGTGGGCAGCAGAGCCCAAGGGCAAATTCGATCCGAGGACGGGGTTGCGACGCAGCTGGAGGACGATGGCAGCTACTCGGCAACGCTCCCGGATCAGGGGGATTGGCTGAATTACAAGATTCACGTCGCCGAGGCGGGAACCTACGGCGTGCATCTGACTATAAAGCCGCAGGAAACCGATGCCCAAGTCGAGATTTCGTCTGAGGGCGCCAAGCTTGTATATTCCATCGGACGTTCGCCGCAGTCGGACTGGCAGGATGTCAAGGCAGGCACGATCGAACTGCCCGCCGGCTATCACACGCTGAAGATTAAGGTGAAGAAGGGAAAGCTTTCCTTCACCCGCCTCGGCTTGTACCGCTCGCAGACGTTGGAAGCGCAGGACGTCCTGCTAACGGTCCGAGAGGACGATTTGTCAGGCCAGTTCCGAAGCCTAGAGGGCGGGTACCAAGGCAGCGGGGGCGAAGAGGACCGATTGTTTGCCGGGAACTCGGCCTGGGATGATTATGAGCTTTCGGTTCGCGTAGGAATTCCTCAGGATTTCACCGGAGAAGGCAGTGTCCTGGTGCGCACGACGAACGAATCCGTTTTTCCCCACCAGGTCACCGAGTCCTTTATGGGATATTCCGTAACCCTATCGGATGGTCAAGTTCAGCTTCAGAAGGTGAACTACGACACAATGACGGTAGACAGCGCATCCATTGATACGAAGCCCGGCACAAGCTACCCGCTGCGCATCCAATTAAGCGGTTCGCATATTCGGGTATACTGGAACGATTCTTCCAAACCGGTGATTGATTACACGGACCAGCAGGCTTTTTTCCATGGTCGGGTTGGACTGAGAAGCCGTCAATCGAACATTACGTTTACGGAAATGAAAGTTAAACGATAA